A segment of the Thiohalospira halophila DSM 15071 genome:
CGGTCAGATCCCGCTCGCCGACCACGTTGAGACTGCCGTTGAAGGACCAGGCACTGCCCTGCCAGGCGGTCTCCAGCCGCAGGCGGTCCTCCACCGGGGCGACAGCGAAGGTCTCCTTGTAGTCGTCGCCGTAGGCGAAGTGGGCCAGACTCCCATCCACGCGCCATCCGGCCCCCAGCTGCGCCCCGGCCGAGAGATCGGCGGTGGTGACCCGGGCGGGGTCGTCGGAATTGACCAGCGTGGGCCGGCCTCCGCCCCCCACGGCGCTGTCGATGTAGGCGAGATCCTCCACCCGGGTGTGGGCCAGGGAGAGGGTGGCCGCCCGGGTCTCGTCGCGGTAGCTCAGGGCGTAGCTGGCCGACTGCGAGGTTTCCACCTTGTCGATGTCGATGTCGAAGCCCTCTTCCAAGATCCCGTGCTCCGACTCGAAGAAGGTGAGCGGGGCGCGGTAGCCGCGACCGGCACCGAAGCGGGAGGTCCAGTGGTCGGTGTGGCGCCAGCGCACATGGGCCCGGGGGGCGAAGACTTCGGTGTCGATCTCGTCGCCCTCCGCCGTCTTCTCCGTCCAGTCGGTACGGATCCGATCGAGGCGGGCGGCGAGCTTGACCTCCAGGTCGGCGGTGGGGGTCCAGATGTCCTGGAGATAGAGGCCGGTGTCCCGGTGGTCGAAGGCGTCGCCGGCGATGTCGTTGCGGTCCATGAAGTCGGACTCGGAGGTCATGCGCTCGTCGGTGTGGTCCAGACCGACGGTGAGGAAGTGTTCCAGGCCCAGCGCCCGCTCCCAGCGCAGGTCGCCGAAGTGGGTGGTGTCGTCGTTGGCGTAGTCGAAGCCCTCGTAGAAGGAGTCCTGGGTGTGGTCCACCCGGCTTCCGGTGGCGATGATCCGGCCGCCGTCGGCCAGGTCGTGGCGCCAGCGCAGGGTGTACTCGTCGCGCTGGGTGTCGATGGTCTCCAGGGTCTCCCAGGGCTGGCCGGTCCACTCCCGGCGGACGTCGCCGCCGGCGAAGTAGTCGGCGCTGCTGTCGGAGGCGCCATCGGCCTCGGTGCGGATCCCGGCCATCTCCGAGATCCCGGTGGGCCCGCCCAGGGTGGTGGAGCGGAAGCTGGCCACCCGCAGCTCCACCGTGTCGTTGGCGTCCAGGTCCCGGGCCAGGTGGGTGGTGAGAGAGCGGTTGTCCCGTGCCGGGTTCTCGGCCACCCCGTTGTCGTCAGCGTCGAATCGGTCCTGCTCGTCGAACTGCCCGGCGATGGTGGCCCGCGTGGCGCCATCATCGGCCACCGCCGTTCCCTCCAGAGAGACGCGGCGGTAGCCGTGCTCGCCGCCGGAGAGGTCGACGGAGACGCCGTCGCGTTCGGCCCGTTTGGTGATGACGTTGATGGTGCCGCCGATGGCCTCCGGGGCGATGAGGGAGGCGCCGGCGCCGCGGGCGATCTCCACCCGCTCGATACCGGCGGCGGTGACGGCATCCATGCCGTAGTAGCTGGAGACCACCGAGTGCATGGGCACGCCGTCCACCAGGATGGTGGTGTGCTCCCCCTTGAGGCCGTTGAGCATGACGCGCTTGATGGCGCACATGGAGCACTCGTTGTTCACGTGGACGCCGGGCTCGTTCTCCACGGCGTCGGCGAGGGTGTTGGCCTGCTTGCGCCGCAGGCGCTCGGCGGTGATCACCTCGGTCTGCTGGATGGTGGCGGCCTGCTCGCCGGCGCGATGCTCCCCGCCGGCGCCGCCGTGGACCTGGACGGTATCCAGTTCCTCGGCGGCGAGTTCGGGAGTGACGGCCAGGGCGGTGAGCAGGGGGATGAGCGCCTTGCGTGGCATAACGACTCCTTTCCGTAGGGGATTTAGTAAATGGGAATCGTACTCATTACGATTAACAAATGTCCAGTCCCGCTGGTGCAGCCGGGCGCTCCTGCTGGGTCGGTGGGAGTTCTTCATGGGCCTCTCCTGTGCACACCCGCACGGGCGACAGCAAGGGAGGACGGAGAGGGACCCGGGTCGGCGGAAGGGGGAGCCGGCCCGGAGCCCGGCACCGCCCTCCGCAGTGCCGTAGCCGGACCCCAGGCCGGTCTCCGGGCTGGCGAGCTGGCATTCCGGCCCTTCCGGAAGCCGGGACGACCGCCTTCCCGCGCTCGCGCGCAGTGGCTCATCGGTCGTCCCATCACTCGCCTACCGTTGCGGGGGCAGCGCCGGCTCGACCCGTCGTGGGCCTACCGGACTTCCCGTTTCACCCCGTGGACTGCCGATCCGCGGGGCACCTGGGGCGGGTAGGTCGAATTGTCAGCGGCTCGATGGCCGCCAGGAGCGCGGAATCCTAAGAGGCACCCCCGTCGGGGTCAATCCATGCCGCGGAAGCGCCGGACGTGCGCGGGGTCGTAGAGGGCGCTGTCGCGGAACTCGCCGGGCTCCAGGGCCGGCCCCACCAGGATGAGGGCGGTGCGGCGGGTCTCCAGGGCCTCTGCCTGGCCGGCGATGGTCTCCAGGCGGCCGGTGAGAACGGTCTCGTCGGGCCAGCTGGCGCGCAGGATCACGGCCGCGGGGCAGTCGGCGCCGTAGTAGGGGGTCAGCCGCGCCACTACGTCCTCGATATTGTGCAGGGAGAGATGGACGGCCAGTGTGGAGCCGGTGGCGGCGAAGGCCTCCAGGGTCTCGCCGCAGGGCATGGAGGAGGCTCGCCCCTGGGTCCGGGTGAGGACCACCGACTGGGCCACCTCCGGGACGGTGAGCTCCCGGCCCAGGGTGGCGGCGGCGGCGGAGAAGGCCGGGACGCCGGGGGTGATGGTGTAGTCGATGCCGGCGGCCTCCAGGCGGCGGACCTGTTCGCTCAGGGCGCTGTAGACGGAGAGGTCCCCGGAGTGGAGGCGGGCGACGTCCTGGCCGGCGGCGTGGGCCGCCTCGATCTCGGCCATGATCTCGTCGAGGGTCATGGGCGCGGTGTTGACCACGCGGGCATCGGCCGGGGCGTGGGCCAGGACCTCCTCGGGGACCAGGGAGCCGGCGTAGAGACAGACCGGGCAGGCCGCGATGCGATCGCGCCCGCGCAGGGTGAGCAGGTCGGGGGCGCCGGGGCCGGCGCCGATGAAGTGGACGGTCATGGTTCCTCCCGATGATTGAATGCGGTGTCGTGGCCGCCGCGGGCGGCGGCGCAGGTGGCGCCGCCGCTGGTCGTGCGGCCCGTAAGCAGTGTCGCGTCGGGGCCGGCCGCGGCCAGGGCGGCGGCCTCGGCCACCGAGGCGAGGCCCACGGCGGCCTCCGCCGCGGCGGAGGGGGTTCGGCCGGGCTGGAAGGGGGCCAGGTCCGGGGGCTCCAGGTAGACCGGCTCCAGCCCCATTTGGCGGGCCGCCGCCTCCAGCAGTCCGCTGTCGCGCTTGTGGGCCAGGGTGGCGATTCGGCCGCCGTCCCGCCGGGCGTCGGCCGGCAATGCCTGCCACACCCCGGTGGCCAGCTCGACCAGGTCCCGCGCTTCGCAGCGGGAGCTGAAACCCACCCCCAGGGCGATCATTCCGCCACCAGGGACCAGAGGGTGACCGGCCGCAGGGGCGCCCAGCCGGTAAAGCCACCCAGGGGTTCGGCGCGCTCCACGGCGAGCCGGGAGAGCTCCCCGCCGTAGCGGTCGGCGGCGGCGGCCAGGGCCGCGTCCCCCTCCACCGTGACGCTGGTGGCCACCAGGCGGCCGCCGGTGGGGAGCGCCGCGTGGCAGCGCTCCAGCAGGCCCGGGGAGGTCAGACCGCCGCCGATGAAGATGGCATCCGGATCGGGCAGGCCGGCCAGGGCGTCCGGGGCCCGGCCCTGGATGCACTCCAGGTCCGGGACCCCGAATTCCCGGGCGTTGGCGGCGATGTTCTCCAGCCGGTCGGTGCGGTGCTCCACCGCCACGGCGTGGTTCGCCGGGTCGGTGAGCATCCACTCCACGCCCACGGCGCCGGAGCCGGCGCCGAGATCCCACAGCCGCTCGCCGCTCTCCGGCGCCAGTCGGGCCAGGGCCACGGCCCGCACCTCCCGCTTGGTGATGTTGCCGTCGTGGTGGAAGGCGGACTCCGGCCGCCCCGGGCTGCGCGGGATGATCCGGGCACCGGGCTCCGCCCGGCACTCCACGGCCACGGTGTTCAGGGCGGCGGTTTCCGGCTCGCTCCAGTCGGCGGCGCGGGTCGTACGGCGGTCCTCGGCGGTCCCGCCCAGGTGTTCCAGCACGGTGAGCCGGGAGCCGCCGAAGCCGCGCTCGGTGAGCCGCTGCGCCAGCGCCGCCGGG
Coding sequences within it:
- a CDS encoding TonB-dependent receptor plug domain-containing protein codes for the protein MPRKALIPLLTALAVTPELAAEELDTVQVHGGAGGEHRAGEQAATIQQTEVITAERLRRKQANTLADAVENEPGVHVNNECSMCAIKRVMLNGLKGEHTTILVDGVPMHSVVSSYYGMDAVTAAGIERVEIARGAGASLIAPEAIGGTINVITKRAERDGVSVDLSGGEHGYRRVSLEGTAVADDGATRATIAGQFDEQDRFDADDNGVAENPARDNRSLTTHLARDLDANDTVELRVASFRSTTLGGPTGISEMAGIRTEADGASDSSADYFAGGDVRREWTGQPWETLETIDTQRDEYTLRWRHDLADGGRIIATGSRVDHTQDSFYEGFDYANDDTTHFGDLRWERALGLEHFLTVGLDHTDERMTSESDFMDRNDIAGDAFDHRDTGLYLQDIWTPTADLEVKLAARLDRIRTDWTEKTAEGDEIDTEVFAPRAHVRWRHTDHWTSRFGAGRGYRAPLTFFESEHGILEEGFDIDIDKVETSQSASYALSYRDETRAATLSLAHTRVEDLAYIDSAVGGGGRPTLVNSDDPARVTTADLSAGAQLGAGWRVDGSLAHFAYGDDYKETFAVAPVEDRLRLETAWQGSAWSFNGSLNVVGERDLTDYGYGGRYNRWDDANDNGEVDEGELRDPKETDAPAWFTIDLRLARELDETFSAYLGVNNLFDYTQAGDEETPLFYEGEAGSGEEAAFDVAHIYAPLRGRVVYAGLRAEF
- a CDS encoding cobalamin biosynthesis protein, coding for MIALGVGFSSRCEARDLVELATGVWQALPADARRDGGRIATLAHKRDSGLLEAAARQMGLEPVYLEPPDLAPFQPGRTPSAAAEAAVGLASVAEAAALAAAGPDATLLTGRTTSGGATCAAARGGHDTAFNHREEP
- the cobM gene encoding precorrin-4 C(11)-methyltransferase, with the protein product MTVHFIGAGPGAPDLLTLRGRDRIAACPVCLYAGSLVPEEVLAHAPADARVVNTAPMTLDEIMAEIEAAHAAGQDVARLHSGDLSVYSALSEQVRRLEAAGIDYTITPGVPAFSAAAATLGRELTVPEVAQSVVLTRTQGRASSMPCGETLEAFAATGSTLAVHLSLHNIEDVVARLTPYYGADCPAAVILRASWPDETVLTGRLETIAGQAEALETRRTALILVGPALEPGEFRDSALYDPAHVRRFRGMD
- the cbiE gene encoding precorrin-6y C5,15-methyltransferase (decarboxylating) subunit CbiE; its protein translation is MDSVNADGTPAPWLAVVGLGDDGPAGLAPRARSLVEEAGTVFGGERHLGLLPEQSGQERIPWPSPLTEALPWIEARRGRPVCVLASGDPFWYGIGATLARHLPAAEMEVVPAPSAFSLAAARLGWPLQETRCLSLHGRALERIHPWLQEGARLLVLSWDGTTPAALAQRLTERGFGGSRLTVLEHLGGTAEDRRTTRAADWSEPETAALNTVAVECRAEPGARIIPRSPGRPESAFHHDGNITKREVRAVALARLAPESGERLWDLGAGSGAVGVEWMLTDPANHAVAVEHRTDRLENIAANAREFGVPDLECIQGRAPDALAGLPDPDAIFIGGGLTSPGLLERCHAALPTGGRLVATSVTVEGDAALAAAADRYGGELSRLAVERAEPLGGFTGWAPLRPVTLWSLVAE